From a region of the Globicephala melas chromosome 19, mGloMel1.2, whole genome shotgun sequence genome:
- the SNX20 gene encoding sorting nexin-20, producing MASPRHARSPGWTTPIAQCMAGTKPKASAPGPDLPRPGPEEHLDAHDSQSSNSSMTTRELQEYWRTQKRCWKHVKLLFEIASARIEEGTVSKFVMYQIVVIQTGSFDSDKAILERRYSDFEMLQKKLLKTFREEIEDVVFPKKHLMGNFTPEMISERKLALKEYLGLLYAIRCVRRSREFIDFLTRPELKEAFGCLRAGQYTKALNILVRTVPLQEKLTSHCPVMVVPSLCAMLVCHRDLECPAEAFAAGERALQCLQAREGHRYYAPLLDAMARLAYELGKDFVSLQKRLEENQLRKPAPRGFTLKELTVQEYLY from the exons ATGGCAAGTCCCAGGCACGCCAGGAGCCCTGGATGGACAACACccatagcccagtgcatggcaggGACCAAGCCGAAAGCATCAGCCCCTGGCCCAGACCTCCCACGTCCAGGACCTGAAGAGCACTTAG ATGCCCACGACAGCCAAAGCTCCAACTCCAGCATGACCACGCGGGAGCTGCAGGAGTACTGGCGGACCCAGAAACGCTGCTGGAAGCACGTCAAACTGCTCTTCGAGATCGCTTCTGCCCGCATCGAGGAGGGGACAGTCTCCAAATTTGTG ATGTACCAAATCGTCGTCATCCAGACGGGGAGTTTTGACAGCGACAAAGCCATCCTGGAACGGCGTTATTCAGACTTCGAGATGCTCCAGAAGAAACTCCTAAAGACCTTCCGGGAAGAGATCGAAGATGTCGTCTTCCCCAAAAAGCACCTGATGGGGAACTTCACCCCGGAGATGATCTCCGAGCGCAAGCTGGCCCTCAAAGAGTACCTAGGTCTGCTCTACGCCATCCGCTGCGTGCGTCGCTCGCGCGAGTTCATCGACTTCCTCACGCGGCCCGAGCTGAAGGAGGCCTTCGGCTGCCTGCGCGCGGGGCAGTACACCAAGGCCCTAAACATCCTGGTGCGCACGGTGCCGCTACAGGAGAAGCTGACGTCCCACTGCCCCGTGATGGTGGTGCCGTCCCTGTGCGCCATGCTGGTGTGCCACCGCGACCTGGAGTGCCCCGCCGAGGCCTTCGCCGCCGGGGAGAGGGCTCTGCAGTGCCTGCAGGCCCGGGAGGGCCACCGTTACTACGCCCCGCTGCTGGACGCCATGGCCCGCCTGGCCTACGAGCTGGGCAAGGACTTTGTGTCCCTGCAGAAGAGACTGGAGGAGAACCAGCTCCGGAAGCCCGCCCCCCGGGGCTTCACCCTGAAGGAACTCACCGTCCAAGAGTATCTGTACTGA